Proteins encoded together in one Marinithermus hydrothermalis DSM 14884 window:
- a CDS encoding glutaredoxin family protein, with the protein MLFGKRKPQVIVYTTPTCPDCRALKAWLESRGVPYEERDLSDPRTAEMVKKKYGVRVAPVTVIGREVFYGTFAEQRPKLEAALGER; encoded by the coding sequence ATGCTCTTCGGAAAGCGCAAGCCCCAAGTAATCGTGTACACCACCCCCACCTGCCCGGACTGCCGGGCCCTCAAGGCCTGGCTCGAATCCCGCGGCGTGCCCTATGAGGAACGGGATCTGAGCGACCCCCGCACGGCCGAGATGGTCAAGAAGAAGTACGGCGTGCGCGTCGCGCCGGTCACGGTGATCGGCCGGGAGGTCTTCTACGGCACCTTCGCAGAGCAGCGGCCGAAGCTCG
- a CDS encoding heavy metal translocating P-type ATPase encodes MPQEVRFGVQGMTCASCVARVERALKKQKGVLEASVNLATEKVSVTFDPGQGDLSALLEAVQEAGYTPVTERVEIRVGGMTCASCVSRVERSLKKLPGVLEASVNLATEKATVVFLPEMVSLARIKAAIQEAGYEPLEDTGSAGAEAQDEAQEKELKAYRRDLTLAAVLTVPLVIIAMTPYAPDGFFLKEWMHALLPKTVWRWIEFALVTPVMFISGWRFFRVGWAELKHRSPGMNSLVMIGTSAAYTYSVLATLVPGIFPKGTANTYFEAAGVIITLILLGKYLEHVAKGRTSEAIKKLMQLQAKTARVLRDGKEIELPVEAVVPGDLVVVRPGERIPVDGEVTEGESYVDESMITGEPIPVAKHPGDEVVGGTVNKTGSFVFKATRVGADTVLSQIIRMVEEAQSQKPPIQQLADKIAGVFVPVVLVIAALTFAIWYIYGPSPQLTYAFVTAVSVLLIACPCAMGLATPTAIMVGTGKGAEMGVLFRKGTALEMLGKVQTVVLDKTGTLTKGRPELTDLKPFNGFSEEEALRLVAAAEQKSEHPIAEAIRQAAEARGMTLPEVAAFEAIPGFGLKAEVEGRTVHVGADRYMKKLGIDISGTEALVGELSDQAKTPIFAAVDGKLLAVIAVADPLKEGSAEAVAALKAMGIEVAMLTGDNQRTAQAIARQVGIERVLAEVLPDQKAEEVKRLQSEGKKVAFVGDGINDAPALAQADVGIAIGTGTDIAIEAGDVILMSGDLRGIVNAVALSKRTFRTIVLNFFWAYAYNTALIPVAAGVLYPAFGLLLNPIFAAAAMSFSSIFVLMNSLRLRGFRPPLAHEPKAQPLQPAAA; translated from the coding sequence ATGCCCCAGGAAGTCCGCTTCGGTGTCCAAGGCATGACCTGCGCGAGCTGCGTCGCGCGGGTGGAACGCGCTCTGAAGAAACAGAAAGGGGTCCTCGAGGCCAGCGTGAACCTGGCGACGGAGAAGGTCTCGGTGACCTTTGATCCCGGCCAGGGTGACCTATCGGCGCTCCTTGAGGCGGTTCAGGAGGCGGGGTACACCCCGGTCACGGAACGGGTCGAGATCCGGGTGGGGGGCATGACGTGTGCGAGCTGCGTCTCCCGAGTGGAGCGTTCCCTTAAGAAGCTCCCCGGCGTTCTCGAGGCCAGCGTGAACCTGGCGACAGAGAAGGCTACCGTGGTCTTCCTGCCGGAGATGGTCAGCCTAGCCCGGATCAAGGCGGCCATTCAAGAGGCCGGGTACGAGCCCCTTGAGGATACGGGGTCTGCTGGGGCGGAGGCCCAGGATGAGGCCCAGGAGAAGGAACTCAAGGCCTATCGTCGGGACCTGACCCTGGCCGCGGTGCTCACCGTACCGCTTGTGATCATCGCCATGACCCCCTACGCGCCGGACGGCTTCTTCTTGAAGGAGTGGATGCACGCCCTGCTGCCGAAGACCGTCTGGCGCTGGATCGAGTTCGCGCTGGTCACGCCGGTGATGTTCATCTCGGGGTGGCGCTTCTTCCGCGTGGGGTGGGCGGAGCTGAAACACAGAAGCCCCGGCATGAACTCGCTGGTTATGATCGGTACCAGCGCCGCGTACACCTACTCGGTCCTGGCCACCCTGGTCCCGGGCATCTTCCCAAAGGGCACGGCCAACACGTACTTTGAGGCCGCCGGTGTGATCATCACCCTGATCCTGCTCGGAAAGTACCTGGAGCATGTAGCCAAGGGGCGGACCTCGGAGGCCATCAAGAAGCTGATGCAGCTTCAGGCAAAGACCGCTCGGGTCCTGCGCGACGGGAAGGAGATCGAGCTCCCCGTTGAAGCGGTGGTGCCTGGGGATCTCGTGGTGGTGCGTCCCGGTGAGCGCATCCCGGTGGATGGCGAGGTCACCGAAGGGGAGTCGTACGTTGACGAGTCGATGATCACCGGTGAGCCGATCCCGGTCGCCAAGCACCCCGGTGACGAAGTCGTAGGCGGAACGGTTAACAAGACTGGATCCTTCGTCTTCAAGGCCACCCGCGTGGGTGCGGACACCGTGCTCAGCCAGATTATCCGCATGGTGGAGGAGGCCCAGAGCCAGAAGCCTCCGATCCAGCAGCTGGCTGACAAGATTGCCGGGGTCTTCGTGCCGGTAGTGCTCGTTATCGCTGCCCTCACCTTTGCGATCTGGTATATTTACGGGCCGAGCCCGCAGCTGACCTACGCTTTTGTGACCGCAGTGAGCGTGCTGCTCATTGCTTGTCCTTGCGCCATGGGCCTGGCCACACCGACAGCCATCATGGTCGGCACCGGTAAAGGGGCTGAGATGGGCGTCCTGTTCCGTAAGGGTACCGCGTTGGAAATGCTGGGCAAGGTGCAGACCGTGGTGCTTGACAAGACCGGCACCCTGACCAAGGGGCGTCCAGAACTCACCGACCTCAAGCCCTTTAACGGCTTTAGCGAAGAGGAAGCCCTTCGCCTGGTGGCGGCCGCCGAGCAGAAGAGCGAGCACCCCATCGCTGAGGCCATCCGCCAGGCCGCCGAGGCCCGCGGGATGACCCTGCCGGAGGTTGCTGCCTTCGAAGCCATTCCTGGGTTTGGCCTGAAGGCCGAGGTAGAGGGGCGGACCGTTCATGTAGGCGCTGACCGTTACATGAAAAAGCTCGGTATCGACATCAGTGGTACCGAGGCTCTGGTAGGGGAGTTGTCCGACCAAGCCAAGACCCCGATCTTCGCCGCAGTAGACGGAAAACTCCTCGCGGTGATCGCGGTGGCCGACCCCCTTAAGGAAGGTAGCGCGGAAGCGGTTGCTGCCCTCAAGGCCATGGGCATCGAGGTCGCGATGCTCACCGGGGACAACCAACGCACCGCCCAGGCCATTGCCCGTCAGGTGGGCATCGAGCGGGTCCTGGCCGAGGTGCTTCCGGACCAGAAGGCCGAGGAGGTCAAGCGTCTGCAGTCCGAGGGGAAGAAGGTCGCCTTCGTAGGGGATGGGATCAACGATGCACCAGCCCTAGCCCAAGCCGACGTGGGGATCGCCATCGGCACTGGGACCGATATCGCCATCGAAGCCGGCGACGTGATCCTGATGTCCGGAGACCTGCGCGGCATCGTGAACGCGGTGGCCCTCTCCAAGCGCACCTTCCGGACGATCGTCCTGAACTTCTTCTGGGCCTATGCTTACAACACCGCGCTGATTCCCGTAGCGGCTGGTGTGCTCTACCCTGCCTTTGGTCTCCTGCTCAACCCCATCTTCGCAGCTGCGGCGATGAGCTTCTCCAGCATCTTCGTTCTCATGAACTCCCTGCGCCTGCGTGGTTTCCGCCCGCCCCTGGCGCATGAGCCTAAGGCCCAGCCGCTCCAACCCGCCGCTGCGTGA
- a CDS encoding metal-sensitive transcriptional regulator — MARTHTLHLDSKAREDARRRLLSIKGHVEGILRMLEDESVYCVDVLKQIKAVEGALDRVGDLVLRSHLKDHVVTAHERGDVEAIVEELMEVLKYR; from the coding sequence ATGGCACGGACGCATACCCTGCACCTAGATTCCAAGGCCCGCGAGGATGCCCGCCGGCGGCTCCTCTCGATCAAGGGGCACGTCGAGGGCATCCTGCGGATGCTCGAGGACGAGTCGGTCTACTGCGTGGACGTTCTCAAACAGATCAAGGCCGTGGAGGGAGCGCTGGACCGGGTGGGGGACTTGGTGCTGCGGAGTCACCTCAAGGACCACGTGGTCACCGCCCACGAACGCGGCGACGTAGAAGCGATCGTCGAGGAGTTGATGGAGGTCCTGAAGTACCGCTAG
- a CDS encoding CopZ family metallochaperone: MVKLKIEGMSCNHCVMAVTKALEKVPGVEKVVEVSLERGEAIVEGSPEPTQLIAAVEEEGYQAQVG; encoded by the coding sequence ATGGTGAAGCTGAAGATCGAAGGCATGAGCTGCAATCACTGCGTCATGGCGGTCACCAAGGCCCTCGAGAAGGTGCCCGGCGTGGAGAAGGTCGTCGAGGTCAGCCTCGAGCGCGGCGAGGCCATCGTCGAGGGAAGTCCCGAACCCACCCAGCTCATCGCGGCGGTTGAGGAGGAAGGGTACCAGGCCCAGGTGGGGTGA
- a CDS encoding molybdopterin-dependent oxidoreductase, with the protein MARLRAGGWRRWGWALAGGVGLATMGLGLRALGVGYPLEGMYGRLTFWLGVPAVFNLVHEVFGYGSLAKNLAGLGTLGLWLLGHAALFFLYPRAPGVAVGLAALGYGYFGGWGAMVGLTPAFWVWARWGMARAVRFDPSRRSSLKEIALLPAWLAWGQRARGEERVVFERIPGLSREVTPQAELYYVSKNLAVFDPDLRGRPYRLEVGGLVERPLRLTLEELRALPAVEFVHALICISNPVGGELVGSPRWRGVLLRTLLERAGVRPKARWVVFESRPDGYVESLPLDELPAEAMVAYAIDGEDLERRHGYPTRVLIPGRYGMKQPKWLTHIWLSDTEAVGFWARRGWSRTAVVRTMSRIDVPADGAILGVGEEVVIAGIAFAGGRPLERVEVSTDGGRTWGPAVLKPPLGPYAWQLWALPWVPRTAGAHELVVRAVEVGGRVQDPTPRRPLPDGATGYHRVRVRVR; encoded by the coding sequence ATGGCACGGCTACGCGCGGGCGGATGGCGCCGCTGGGGGTGGGCTCTGGCCGGCGGGGTGGGGCTTGCCACGATGGGGTTGGGTTTGCGGGCGTTGGGCGTGGGGTACCCCTTGGAGGGGATGTACGGCCGCCTCACCTTCTGGTTGGGGGTGCCCGCGGTCTTTAACCTGGTCCACGAGGTGTTCGGGTACGGGAGCCTGGCCAAGAACCTGGCCGGCCTCGGAACGTTGGGGCTTTGGCTCTTGGGGCACGCGGCGCTCTTTTTCCTGTACCCCCGCGCGCCCGGGGTCGCGGTGGGGCTTGCAGCCCTGGGGTACGGGTACTTCGGCGGTTGGGGGGCTATGGTGGGGTTGACGCCCGCCTTCTGGGTGTGGGCGCGTTGGGGCATGGCTCGAGCAGTGCGGTTTGATCCCTCACGCCGCTCGAGCCTCAAGGAGATTGCGCTCCTCCCTGCGTGGCTCGCCTGGGGACAGCGCGCGCGGGGGGAGGAGCGGGTCGTGTTCGAGCGGATCCCGGGGCTTTCCCGGGAGGTGACACCCCAGGCGGAGCTGTACTACGTCTCGAAGAACCTAGCGGTCTTCGATCCCGACCTTCGGGGGCGGCCGTACCGCCTCGAGGTGGGAGGGCTGGTGGAACGGCCGTTGCGCCTGACGCTGGAGGAGTTGCGGGCGTTGCCCGCGGTGGAGTTCGTGCACGCGTTGATCTGCATCTCGAACCCCGTGGGGGGGGAGCTGGTGGGCAGTCCGCGCTGGCGGGGGGTGTTGTTGCGCACCCTTTTGGAGCGCGCGGGGGTGCGGCCCAAGGCGCGCTGGGTGGTGTTCGAGTCCCGGCCGGACGGGTACGTGGAGTCCCTTCCGCTCGACGAGCTGCCCGCGGAGGCCATGGTCGCGTACGCGATCGACGGGGAGGACCTCGAGCGGCGTCACGGGTACCCGACGCGGGTGCTGATTCCCGGTCGGTACGGGATGAAGCAGCCCAAGTGGCTGACGCATATCTGGCTTTCGGATACGGAGGCGGTGGGGTTTTGGGCCCGACGAGGGTGGAGCCGCACCGCGGTGGTGCGCACCATGAGCCGGATCGACGTGCCGGCGGACGGGGCGATCCTCGGGGTGGGGGAGGAGGTCGTGATCGCGGGGATCGCGTTTGCTGGGGGGCGGCCTTTGGAGCGGGTGGAGGTCTCGACCGATGGGGGGCGCACCTGGGGGCCGGCGGTGTTGAAACCGCCCTTGGGCCCGTATGCTTGGCAGCTGTGGGCGTTGCCTTGGGTGCCGCGAACGGCGGGTGCGCACGAGCTGGTGGTGCGGGCGGTCGAGGTGGGGGGGCGGGTGCAGGACCCGACACCACGCCGGCCCTTGCCAGACGGGGCGACGGGATACCACCGGGTTCGGGTGCGGGTGCGTTAA
- a CDS encoding DUF4388 domain-containing protein, whose translation MEGDFTLLGPIDLLQLLASSRKTGAFQVQSREGRGACFLERGRPVHAVWGDKVGREALFALLTQREGRFRFVEGQAAPVTSLSESLDNYLLEAIRWLDERVQVGPFDQVRLADASRASHLTLSAEELAVLPHLRQPAAVMDLALRTNLGLERVVVTLGHLARLGLVRVTPRTPRTARLVVALSPQAGRAVWVDPLLLRAWRGHYGAFERVHVRWGEQTVALPVAEAEGAGAKLLVSGEAMLFYGLHAGEPVLVWPEV comes from the coding sequence ATGGAGGGGGATTTCACGCTGCTCGGGCCGATCGACCTGCTGCAGCTCTTGGCTTCGAGCCGCAAGACCGGCGCGTTCCAGGTGCAGAGCCGGGAGGGTCGGGGCGCGTGTTTTTTGGAGCGGGGGCGGCCGGTGCACGCGGTGTGGGGAGATAAGGTCGGGCGGGAGGCGCTGTTCGCCCTCCTCACCCAGCGCGAGGGGCGGTTTCGGTTCGTTGAGGGGCAGGCGGCGCCGGTAACGAGCCTTTCAGAGAGTTTAGACAACTACTTGCTCGAGGCGATCCGTTGGCTGGATGAGCGGGTGCAGGTAGGACCGTTTGATCAGGTGCGGCTTGCGGACGCTTCGCGGGCGAGCCACCTGACCCTGAGCGCGGAGGAGCTCGCGGTCCTCCCGCACCTGAGGCAGCCGGCGGCGGTGATGGATCTGGCGTTACGCACCAACCTGGGGTTGGAGCGGGTGGTGGTGACACTAGGGCACCTGGCGCGGCTGGGGCTTGTGCGGGTCACGCCGCGCACGCCGCGAACGGCGCGGCTCGTGGTGGCCTTGTCCCCCCAGGCTGGCCGCGCGGTGTGGGTGGACCCGTTGCTGTTGCGGGCCTGGCGCGGGCATTACGGGGCGTTCGAGCGGGTGCATGTACGCTGGGGGGAGCAGACCGTGGCCCTGCCGGTCGCGGAGGCGGAGGGTGCGGGCGCGAAGCTCTTGGTTTCGGGGGAGGCGATGCTGTTTTACGGGCTGCACGCCGGAGAACCGGTGCTGGTCTGGCCGGAGGTGTGA
- a CDS encoding fructosamine kinase family protein: MRPEALLAKAGLPAAALEPLAGGDIGRVYRAGAWVVKTHPAPPPGLFAAEAAGLRALAQAGVRVPRVRWVGAEGIVLEYLPPGRPDWPGLAAMLARLHQHRGTAYGWDRTVYLGTFPLPAGFERAWRTFWRERRVHPLLEATWGQLGEVGRRVERWLEAFDPPAEGPVLLHGDLWSGNVHMSTVGPALLDPSVWWGERGVDLAMMQLFGGFPEAFWRAYREHYPIPEAVEAALPFYQVYYLLVHVYFFGAGYVGALERVLRRAGV; encoded by the coding sequence ATGCGGCCTGAGGCGTTGCTGGCTAAGGCGGGGCTTCCCGCCGCAGCGCTCGAACCCCTGGCGGGCGGGGATATCGGGCGGGTGTACCGGGCGGGGGCGTGGGTGGTGAAGACGCACCCCGCCCCACCCCCTGGCCTGTTCGCGGCCGAGGCCGCGGGGTTGCGGGCGCTCGCCCAGGCTGGGGTGCGCGTGCCGCGGGTGCGCTGGGTGGGAGCGGAAGGGATCGTGCTCGAGTACCTCCCGCCCGGCCGGCCGGACTGGCCGGGCCTGGCCGCGATGCTCGCGCGGCTGCACCAGCACCGGGGGACGGCGTACGGGTGGGACCGCACGGTGTATTTGGGGACCTTCCCGCTGCCCGCGGGGTTTGAACGGGCGTGGCGGACGTTCTGGCGGGAGCGGCGCGTGCACCCCTTGCTCGAGGCCACCTGGGGCCAGTTGGGTGAGGTGGGGCGGCGCGTGGAGCGGTGGCTCGAGGCCTTCGACCCGCCGGCGGAGGGACCGGTGCTCCTGCACGGGGACCTGTGGAGCGGGAACGTGCACATGAGCACGGTCGGGCCGGCCCTCCTGGATCCTTCCGTATGGTGGGGCGAGCGGGGCGTGGACCTGGCGATGATGCAGCTGTTTGGGGGGTTTCCCGAGGCGTTCTGGCGGGCCTACCGGGAGCATTACCCCATCCCGGAGGCGGTGGAGGCCGCCCTGCCCTTTTACCAGGTGTACTACCTGCTGGTGCACGTGTACTTCTTCGGGGCGGGGTACGTGGGGGCGCTCGAGCGCGTGTTGCGACGGGCGGGGGTGTAG
- a CDS encoding low molecular weight protein-tyrosine-phosphatase, translated as MGRMKVRVLFVCLGNICRSPMAEGIFRKLLKERGLEDRFDVDSAGTGAYHVGEDADPRTRRVLERHGAAFPHTARQVTREDFERYDYILAMDRENLRTLKRLAPPEHQAKLHLVLEPLGGGEVPDPYYGDLHDFEEVYLMLEEALKRWLERMTVHAA; from the coding sequence ATGGGGCGCATGAAGGTGCGCGTCCTGTTCGTCTGCCTGGGCAACATCTGCCGCAGCCCCATGGCCGAGGGGATCTTCCGCAAGCTCCTCAAGGAGCGGGGCCTCGAGGACCGGTTCGATGTGGACTCCGCGGGGACCGGAGCGTACCACGTGGGCGAGGACGCGGACCCCCGCACCCGCCGGGTCCTCGAGCGCCACGGCGCGGCCTTCCCCCACACCGCCCGCCAGGTCACGCGCGAGGACTTCGAGCGCTACGATTACATCCTCGCGATGGACCGGGAGAACCTCCGTACCCTCAAGCGCCTGGCCCCCCCCGAGCATCAGGCGAAGCTGCACCTGGTCCTCGAACCGCTGGGTGGGGGGGAGGTGCCGGACCCGTACTACGGCGACCTCCACGACTTTGAGGAGGTGTACCTCATGCTGGAGGAGGCCCTGAAACGCTGGCTCGAGCGGATGACGGTCCATGCGGCCTGA
- the gatB gene encoding Asp-tRNA(Asn)/Glu-tRNA(Gln) amidotransferase subunit GatB — protein MYEPVIGLEVHLHLKTRSKMFCSCAAEYFGDAPNTHTCPICLGLPGVLPTINRQAVEYGIMFALALNCRVAEWTQFHRKNYYYPDLPKNYQISQYDRPLGTNGWIEVGGERVRIKRVHLEEDAGKSTHPAGADYSLIDLNRTGAPLIEMVTEPDLTSPEQARRFLNHIRSIAQTLGISDANPEEGKMRADVNVSVRPKGQELGTKVEIKNLNSFRSVQRALEYEIKRQTRILKGGGAVKPATLGWDEAAGRTYLMRTKEAEADYRYFPEPDLPPLRITREWLEQVRARMPELPARKMARYIQAGVRPYDAEILAYSPSLSAFFDRALETGVEAQKLANWLNADVAGYLNERGLEIHQTGLTPEHLARLVRLVEAGTITGRVAKQLLPEVMEGADPERLVEERGLKAVTDETALRTLVEEVIAANPQAVASIRSGKLQAINALLGQVMRKTRGTAPPEVVRRLLAQALEVDA, from the coding sequence ATGTACGAACCGGTCATCGGCCTCGAGGTCCACCTGCACCTCAAGACCCGGAGCAAGATGTTCTGCTCCTGCGCCGCCGAGTACTTCGGCGACGCGCCCAACACGCATACCTGCCCCATCTGCCTGGGCCTGCCTGGGGTGCTGCCCACGATCAACCGGCAGGCCGTGGAGTACGGGATCATGTTCGCCTTGGCGCTCAACTGCCGGGTGGCCGAATGGACCCAGTTCCACCGCAAGAACTACTACTACCCGGACCTCCCCAAGAACTACCAGATCAGCCAGTACGACCGGCCCCTCGGCACGAACGGATGGATCGAGGTGGGGGGGGAACGCGTCCGCATCAAGCGCGTGCACCTGGAGGAGGACGCCGGTAAGTCCACGCACCCCGCGGGCGCGGACTACTCCCTCATCGACCTGAACCGCACCGGCGCTCCCCTCATCGAGATGGTGACCGAGCCGGACCTCACGAGCCCCGAGCAGGCCCGTCGATTCCTGAACCACATCCGCTCGATCGCGCAGACCCTGGGGATCTCGGACGCAAACCCCGAGGAGGGTAAGATGCGCGCCGACGTGAACGTCAGCGTCCGCCCCAAAGGCCAGGAGCTCGGCACCAAGGTCGAGATCAAGAACCTCAACTCCTTCCGGAGCGTGCAGCGCGCGCTGGAGTACGAGATCAAGCGGCAGACCCGGATCCTGAAGGGGGGCGGTGCGGTGAAGCCCGCCACCCTCGGGTGGGACGAGGCCGCGGGACGCACCTACCTGATGCGCACCAAGGAGGCCGAGGCCGACTACCGGTACTTCCCCGAGCCGGACCTCCCCCCCTTGCGGATCACGCGGGAGTGGCTCGAGCAGGTGCGGGCCCGCATGCCGGAGCTGCCCGCCCGGAAGATGGCGCGGTACATCCAGGCGGGCGTGCGCCCCTACGACGCGGAGATCCTCGCCTACTCCCCGAGCCTCTCCGCCTTCTTCGACCGGGCCCTCGAGACCGGGGTTGAGGCCCAGAAGCTCGCGAACTGGTTGAACGCGGACGTGGCCGGGTACCTGAACGAGCGGGGCCTCGAGATCCACCAGACGGGCCTCACGCCGGAGCACCTGGCCCGGCTCGTGCGCCTAGTGGAGGCGGGCACGATCACGGGGCGGGTGGCCAAGCAGCTCCTCCCGGAGGTGATGGAGGGCGCGGACCCCGAGCGGCTCGTGGAGGAGCGGGGCCTCAAGGCCGTGACCGACGAGACCGCCCTGCGCACCCTCGTGGAGGAGGTCATCGCCGCGAACCCCCAGGCGGTGGCCTCGATCCGGTCTGGGAAGCTCCAGGCCATCAACGCCCTGCTGGGCCAGGTGATGCGCAAGACGCGCGGCACCGCCCCGCCGGAGGTGGTGCGCCGGCTGCTCGCCCAAGCGCTCGAGGTGGACGCCTGA
- a CDS encoding class I SAM-dependent methyltransferase, producing MSQEAWNRLALLYGHQYRPPRDAFYWGPGVTDEALGLLGDLKGRRVLDAGCGAGFNTVWLARAGAEAYGVDFSEAQLAYALRLAFTQGARAEFVLARLEALPYPDASFDLVVSTFALHYVPDLEAAFREARRVLKPSGRYVFSLDHPARAIHDGLPYLEEGPLRWRWRAEGVEVPMISYHRTLETLTRTLRAVGLHLEGLYEPKPQGPDPFLKGPEAQAYLEGQVPYTLIMEARA from the coding sequence ATGAGTCAGGAAGCCTGGAACCGCCTCGCTCTCCTCTACGGGCACCAGTACCGCCCGCCCCGAGACGCCTTTTACTGGGGGCCGGGCGTGACCGACGAAGCGCTCGGCCTTCTCGGCGACCTCAAGGGCCGGCGGGTGCTCGACGCGGGGTGCGGCGCGGGGTTCAACACCGTCTGGCTGGCCCGCGCGGGGGCCGAGGCCTACGGGGTGGACTTCTCCGAGGCGCAGCTCGCGTACGCGCTGCGCCTGGCCTTCACCCAGGGGGCGCGCGCGGAGTTCGTGCTGGCCCGGCTCGAGGCCCTGCCCTACCCGGACGCGAGCTTCGACCTGGTGGTCTCGACCTTCGCGCTGCACTACGTGCCCGACCTCGAGGCGGCCTTCCGCGAGGCTCGGCGAGTCCTGAAGCCCTCCGGGCGGTACGTCTTCTCCCTTGATCATCCGGCCCGCGCCATCCACGACGGCCTGCCTTACCTCGAGGAGGGTCCCTTGCGTTGGCGGTGGCGGGCGGAAGGAGTGGAGGTGCCGATGATCTCGTACCACCGCACCCTCGAGACCCTGACCCGCACGCTTCGAGCGGTGGGGCTTCACCTCGAGGGCCTTTACGAACCGAAACCCCAAGGGCCTGACCCGTTCCTCAAGGGCCCTGAGGCGCAGGCTTACCTGGAAGGGCAGGTTCCGTATACGCTGATCATGGAGGCACGCGCATGA
- the purM gene encoding phosphoribosylformylglycinamidine cyclo-ligase, with protein sequence MKYEDAGVNINRKANALKAASEHIRATYTPEVLWGLGAFGGLFDVKKLKDYAHPVLVASTDGVGTKTLLAAKTGRWEGIGFDIVNHSINDILVQGARPLFFLDYVASSRLEPEVLGAVLDSLAAACQAAGIPLLGGETAEMPGVYHKGGLDLVGTIVGVVERDRIVDGRRTQSGDVILALPSSGLHTNGYSLARKAFETWNLSEPLDELGGKTLADALLEPHRSYLEPVTRLLEAGLPVHAMAHITGGGVEGNLPRVLPEGLGAVIEKGTWPVPPIFPLIQRAGHVSEAEMYRVFNMGLGFLVVLPEAHAEEARQALGEAYPVGRIVEGEGVAFR encoded by the coding sequence ATGAAGTACGAAGACGCCGGGGTGAACATCAACCGGAAGGCCAACGCCCTCAAGGCCGCGAGCGAACATATCCGGGCCACGTACACCCCCGAGGTGCTGTGGGGGCTGGGGGCCTTCGGGGGGCTGTTCGATGTCAAGAAACTCAAGGACTACGCGCACCCGGTCCTCGTCGCGAGTACGGACGGGGTGGGCACCAAAACCCTGCTCGCCGCGAAGACCGGGCGGTGGGAGGGAATTGGGTTCGATATCGTAAACCACTCGATCAACGACATCCTCGTCCAAGGCGCCCGTCCTCTCTTCTTCCTGGACTACGTGGCCTCCAGCCGCCTCGAGCCGGAGGTGCTGGGCGCGGTTCTGGACTCCCTCGCCGCGGCCTGCCAGGCCGCGGGCATCCCGCTGCTCGGCGGGGAGACCGCGGAGATGCCCGGCGTGTACCACAAGGGCGGGCTGGACCTGGTGGGCACGATCGTCGGTGTGGTGGAACGCGACCGGATCGTGGACGGCCGCCGCACCCAGAGCGGCGACGTGATCCTCGCGCTGCCCTCCAGCGGCCTGCACACGAACGGGTACTCCCTCGCGCGCAAGGCATTCGAAACCTGGAATCTCTCCGAACCCCTTGATGAGCTGGGGGGGAAAACCCTTGCGGATGCCTTGCTCGAGCCGCACCGAAGCTACCTCGAGCCCGTGACGCGCCTGCTGGAGGCCGGCCTGCCCGTCCACGCCATGGCCCACATCACGGGTGGCGGCGTCGAGGGGAACCTGCCGCGCGTCCTGCCCGAGGGGCTCGGCGCGGTGATCGAAAAGGGCACCTGGCCCGTCCCCCCGATCTTCCCGCTTATCCAACGCGCGGGGCACGTGAGCGAGGCGGAGATGTACCGCGTGTTCAACATGGGGCTTGGCTTCCTGGTGGTCCTCCCGGAAGCCCACGCCGAGGAGGCCCGGCAGGCCCTGGGCGAGGCGTACCCGGTCGGCCGGATCGTGGAAGGGGAAGGGGTCGCGTTCCGTTGA
- a CDS encoding histidine phosphatase family protein, producing the protein MIEVWLIRHGETAWNAAGRVQGHADVPLSPAGIGQAFRLAERLKRSRVAFTTLFSSDLRRTQETAQALALALGLGSAVRTDPLLREIHVGQLAGLTREEIHARFPEFVQAVTRDPWCTPRPGGESMAELAGRVRRFLEQLEPGRHLVVTHGGVIRAALKEVLGLTGDAWRRFHVPNTSITRLELTRGEALSVGDAAHLEAWADWLSDEALEEADVQR; encoded by the coding sequence TTGATCGAGGTCTGGCTCATCCGGCACGGCGAGACCGCGTGGAACGCGGCGGGCCGCGTCCAAGGCCACGCGGACGTCCCCCTCTCCCCCGCCGGGATCGGGCAGGCCTTCCGCCTCGCCGAGCGCCTCAAGCGCAGCCGCGTCGCCTTCACCACCCTGTTCAGCTCGGACCTGCGGCGCACCCAGGAGACCGCCCAAGCCCTCGCCCTCGCCTTGGGCCTGGGCTCGGCGGTCCGCACCGACCCTCTTTTGCGCGAGATCCACGTGGGCCAGCTCGCGGGCCTCACGCGCGAGGAAATCCACGCACGCTTTCCCGAGTTCGTTCAAGCCGTCACCCGCGATCCCTGGTGCACCCCGCGCCCCGGCGGGGAGAGCATGGCCGAGCTCGCGGGCCGGGTGCGGCGCTTCCTCGAGCAGCTCGAGCCCGGCCGGCACCTGGTCGTCACGCACGGCGGCGTGATCCGTGCCGCGCTCAAGGAGGTCCTTGGCCTAACGGGCGACGCGTGGCGGCGCTTCCACGTGCCGAACACCTCGATCACGCGTCTCGAGCTCACCCGCGGCGAGGCCTTGAGCGTGGGGGACGCGGCGCACCTCGAGGCGTGGGCTGACTGGCTTTCCGACGAGGCGTTGGAGGAGGCGGATGTTCAGCGGTAA